A region of Flavobacterium album DNA encodes the following proteins:
- a CDS encoding HK97 gp10 family phage protein, which translates to MPIKDLLEELGKTVQKNAKERLAALGRSDTGQLANSIKYEVRSGKDNYKLTISTLEYGAYIDQGVRGKSSSSRAPQSPFRFGSGKGKKGGLTTAIETWVKRKKIQFKDKGTGKFLSSKQTAFLITRSVYNKGIKTSGFLTKPFEDEFFRLPKKLATAYLPEILEEIRKALKQ; encoded by the coding sequence ATGCCAATAAAGGACCTTCTCGAAGAATTAGGCAAAACCGTACAGAAAAATGCCAAGGAAAGGCTTGCCGCATTAGGAAGGTCAGATACCGGCCAGCTCGCAAACAGTATCAAATACGAAGTAAGGTCCGGCAAAGACAACTACAAGCTTACTATCTCTACATTAGAGTATGGTGCTTATATAGATCAGGGAGTAAGGGGCAAAAGCAGTAGTTCCCGGGCACCCCAAAGCCCCTTCCGGTTTGGCAGTGGCAAAGGGAAAAAAGGGGGCCTCACAACAGCAATCGAAACCTGGGTCAAAAGAAAAAAGATACAGTTTAAAGACAAAGGCACCGGGAAGTTCCTTAGCTCCAAACAAACAGCATTCCTGATTACACGTTCGGTTTACAACAAAGGCATAAAAACCTCTGGTTTTTTAACCAAACCCTTTGAAGACGAATTTTTCAGGCTCCCAAAAAAACTTGCAACTGCCTACCTCCCAGAAATACTCGAAGAAATAAGAAAAGCCCTCAAGCAATAA